One region of Mucilaginibacter gotjawali genomic DNA includes:
- a CDS encoding alpha/beta hydrolase-fold protein has product MKRNLRLILLLLIFAIFGLNGALHAQYLPGKRDSINSAILNEKRFIEVVFPQNYNPAKADKYDVLYVLDGEGNTKLAMDLQRYLEGENYMPPIIIVGIINTDRNRDLTPTHVNDTKTSGGADKFLAFIKNELIPYVDKKYPTDGDNAIFGHSFGGLFVMHALLNEPHVFTSYIAADPSFWWDKGFMVREAANKMPAIANLRRTLYMTGRDDDLIGMGIPPMDTLLRKYAPADLVWKLTAYTGETHGSVRLKSMYDGLKYIYGGYNTKSPGFHPANGTLLKDKPITLLNFNDTTRLRYTLDGSEPLLTSAKMGKELTLTGPARVTVKLFSNRDKYNKIAVGDFKIGAPWPAHSKVKNIKPGGFHYNYYEGEWDKLPDFSTLTPVKSGIADSAFDLNKLPRQNNFALLFDGWMEVKEEGYYLFGLASDDGSRFFINNQKLLDNDGLHDLSGLKSYIVPLQKGFYPIRLEYFQKDGGKDLKLIYLIPSTINTKHPTPIPLELQYSKE; this is encoded by the coding sequence ATGAAAAGAAACCTGCGCCTGATTTTATTGTTGCTAATTTTCGCCATTTTTGGCCTAAACGGCGCCTTACACGCCCAGTACCTGCCCGGAAAGCGGGATTCTATCAATTCGGCAATTCTTAATGAAAAAAGGTTTATAGAGGTAGTTTTCCCGCAGAATTACAACCCTGCCAAGGCGGATAAATATGATGTCTTATACGTGCTGGATGGCGAGGGCAACACAAAGCTGGCCATGGATCTGCAGCGATATCTTGAAGGCGAAAATTACATGCCGCCTATTATTATCGTAGGTATTATAAACACCGACCGTAACCGTGACCTTACCCCAACGCATGTTAATGATACTAAAACATCAGGCGGGGCCGATAAATTTTTGGCTTTCATTAAAAATGAACTTATCCCGTATGTCGACAAAAAATATCCTACTGACGGTGATAACGCTATTTTCGGGCATTCCTTTGGAGGCTTGTTTGTAATGCACGCGTTGTTGAATGAGCCGCATGTTTTTACATCGTACATCGCAGCCGACCCAAGTTTTTGGTGGGACAAGGGTTTTATGGTACGTGAGGCTGCCAATAAAATGCCTGCGATAGCCAACCTGCGCCGTACACTTTACATGACCGGGCGCGATGATGATTTAATTGGCATGGGGATACCACCGATGGATACCCTGCTTAGAAAATACGCCCCGGCAGACCTGGTATGGAAACTTACCGCTTATACCGGCGAGACCCATGGTTCTGTAAGGCTTAAAAGTATGTACGATGGCTTGAAATACATTTATGGTGGTTACAATACCAAAAGTCCCGGTTTTCACCCGGCGAATGGCACGCTTTTAAAAGATAAGCCTATTACGCTATTGAATTTCAACGATACCACACGCCTTCGGTATACGCTTGATGGCAGCGAGCCTTTGTTAACCTCGGCAAAAATGGGAAAGGAACTTACATTGACAGGCCCGGCCAGAGTTACCGTAAAACTATTTTCAAACAGGGATAAGTATAATAAAATTGCTGTCGGAGATTTTAAGATAGGAGCGCCATGGCCTGCCCATTCGAAAGTGAAAAACATAAAACCAGGTGGCTTTCATTATAATTACTACGAGGGCGAATGGGATAAATTGCCTGATTTTTCAACATTAACACCGGTTAAATCGGGCATTGCCGATTCAGCTTTTGATCTTAATAAACTTCCCCGCCAAAATAACTTTGCTTTGCTTTTTGATGGCTGGATGGAGGTAAAAGAAGAAGGTTATTATTTGTTTGGCCTGGCCTCGGATGACGGATCAAGGTTTTTTATCAATAATCAAAAACTGCTGGATAATGACGGCTTGCATGATCTTAGCGGTTTGAAATCGTACATCGTGCCACTTCAAAAGGGTTTTTATCCAATCAGGCTCGAATACTTTCAAAAAGATGGCGGCAAGGACCTAAAACTCATCTACCTTATACCTTCTACAATTAACACGAAACATCCAACTCCAATTCCTTTGGAACTGCAATACAGTAAAGAATAA
- a CDS encoding BrxA/BrxB family bacilliredoxin, whose product MYPEYLVAPMREELTRVGFEELKDPEAVTKAVESEGTVFVMVNSVCGCAAANARPAARIAAQNAKHPDRLVTVFAGMEADAVNKARAYMLPYPPSSPAMALFKDGKLVHIIERHQIEGRPAQMIADNLINAFEQYC is encoded by the coding sequence ATGTATCCGGAATATTTAGTAGCCCCCATGCGGGAAGAACTGACCAGGGTTGGGTTTGAAGAATTGAAAGACCCTGAAGCTGTTACCAAAGCTGTTGAAAGCGAAGGAACAGTATTTGTAATGGTAAACTCGGTTTGCGGCTGCGCTGCTGCCAATGCGCGCCCTGCTGCCAGGATAGCTGCACAAAACGCCAAACATCCCGACAGGCTGGTAACCGTATTTGCTGGTATGGAAGCTGATGCGGTAAATAAAGCACGTGCTTACATGCTGCCTTATCCTCCATCTTCGCCTGCAATGGCTTTATTTAAAGATGGCAAACTGGTACATATTATTGAGCGCCATCAAATTGAAGGACGCCCGGCACAAATGATTGCCGACAACCTGATCAACGCGTTTGAGCAGTATTGCTAG
- a CDS encoding M23 family metallopeptidase: MKRKPSDISTVIIVNKNSEPKTLQIKTLHITRLRHYAATILSVIVILSGTIIYLRAVNDRKDAEEKQLQAQIVKLKGAVPAPVIADKKPANAQSYIQSIEGKLQKINDYLKKRGLKGFSTKAVGGSGNADDAKLTDDETYSLYNEYLDRLVHSVAFTPMGYPHISSLTSYFGYRSDPFNSAHAEFHPGIDFKGTKGDAARCTANGRVVFAGWYGGYGNCVRIAHMNNYETLYGHLSRISVKVGEEVTVGEKIGEVGSTGHSTGTHLHYEVRKDGRAINPISFLNLSK; this comes from the coding sequence ATGAAGCGTAAGCCTTCTGATATCAGTACTGTAATTATAGTAAACAAAAACAGCGAGCCCAAAACCCTGCAAATTAAAACGCTGCATATTACCCGGCTAAGGCACTACGCTGCCACTATACTGTCTGTTATCGTTATACTCAGTGGCACAATTATTTATTTACGGGCGGTAAACGACCGCAAAGATGCCGAAGAAAAGCAGCTCCAGGCACAGATCGTAAAACTTAAAGGCGCCGTTCCTGCACCTGTAATAGCTGATAAAAAACCTGCTAACGCCCAAAGTTATATCCAGTCGATTGAAGGGAAGCTGCAAAAAATTAATGATTACTTAAAGAAACGCGGATTAAAAGGTTTTTCAACCAAAGCGGTTGGCGGAAGCGGCAATGCCGACGATGCTAAGTTAACTGATGATGAAACCTACTCCCTATACAATGAATATTTAGACCGCCTGGTGCATTCAGTCGCTTTTACACCAATGGGATACCCGCATATCAGTTCATTAACCTCCTATTTCGGTTACCGCAGCGATCCGTTTAATTCGGCCCACGCGGAGTTTCACCCCGGTATCGACTTTAAAGGCACCAAAGGCGATGCCGCCCGTTGCACCGCAAATGGCCGGGTGGTTTTTGCGGGATGGTATGGTGGCTATGGTAACTGTGTACGCATAGCCCACATGAACAATTATGAAACCCTGTACGGCCATTTATCAAGGATCAGCGTAAAGGTAGGCGAAGAGGTGACCGTAGGCGAAAAGATAGGCGAAGTTGGTTCAACAGGCCATTCAACCGGTACACATTTACATTACGAGGTTCGTAAAGACGGCAGAGCAATAAACCCGATCAGTTTTCTTAATCTCAGCAAATAA
- a CDS encoding bactofilin family protein, with amino-acid sequence MSIFSKKDKVTLDLQSISTLISEGSILDGNLKAPAFARIDGQVTGDVMVDEGLILGEKGSILGNIITKEMVVYGTITGNIQTNSLEIKASGKISGEIRTQTLVVENGAVYNGSLSMTQNHKLAQSQNHKLSQPKPKMIEVG; translated from the coding sequence ATGTCAATATTTTCAAAAAAAGACAAAGTAACGCTCGACCTGCAGTCTATCTCCACCCTCATCAGTGAAGGAAGTATTTTAGACGGTAATTTGAAGGCCCCTGCCTTTGCCAGGATTGACGGGCAGGTAACCGGTGACGTAATGGTAGATGAAGGCCTGATCCTGGGCGAGAAAGGATCTATCCTGGGGAATATCATAACCAAAGAAATGGTGGTATACGGTACGATCACCGGTAACATTCAGACAAATTCCCTTGAAATAAAAGCTTCGGGAAAAATAAGCGGCGAAATAAGGACCCAAACCTTAGTTGTTGAAAATGGCGCTGTGTATAATGGCAGCCTTTCCATGACACAAAACCATAAACTGGCTCAGAGCCAGAACCATAAGCTTTCGCAACCGAAACCAAAAATGATTGAGGTAGGTTGA
- the ahcY gene encoding adenosylhomocysteinase, with protein sequence MSAVEPAYVKFKVKDLSLAQWGRKEIELAEAEMPGLMALRQEYGPSKILKGARIAGCLHMTIQTAVLIETLIELGAEVTWSSCNIFSTQDHAAAAIAAAGGAVYAWKGMNAEEFDWCIEQTLFFGEDRQPLNMILDDGGDLTNMVLDKYPELIAGIKGLSEETTTGVHRLYERMKAGTLPMPAINVNDSVTKSKFDNKYGCRESLVDAIRRATDVMMAGKVAVVCGYGDVGKGSADSLRNAGVRVIVTEIDPICALQAAMEGFEVKKLGTAITEADIVVTATGNKNIVREAHFRALKDKAIVCNIGHFDNEIDMAWLNGAYGDTKIEIKPQVDKYTINGKDLIILAEGRLVNLGCATGHPSFVMSASFTNQTLAQIELWTNSESYKNEVYTLPKQLDEKVARLHLAKIGVELEVLDQDQAEYIGVTVEGPFKPEYYRY encoded by the coding sequence ATGTCAGCAGTAGAACCCGCGTACGTAAAATTTAAAGTAAAGGACTTGTCATTGGCTCAATGGGGCCGTAAAGAGATTGAACTGGCTGAGGCCGAAATGCCGGGTCTGATGGCCCTGCGCCAGGAGTATGGTCCGTCAAAAATATTAAAAGGTGCCCGCATTGCCGGTTGCCTTCACATGACTATCCAAACCGCCGTTTTAATTGAAACATTAATTGAACTGGGTGCCGAAGTTACCTGGTCATCATGCAATATCTTCTCCACCCAGGATCATGCTGCCGCTGCTATCGCTGCTGCCGGTGGTGCTGTTTACGCCTGGAAAGGCATGAACGCCGAAGAATTTGACTGGTGTATTGAACAAACTTTATTTTTTGGCGAAGACCGCCAACCGTTGAACATGATTTTAGATGACGGCGGCGATTTAACCAATATGGTGCTGGATAAATATCCTGAACTGATTGCAGGCATCAAAGGTCTGTCAGAAGAAACTACCACCGGCGTACACCGTTTATACGAGCGCATGAAAGCAGGTACCCTGCCGATGCCGGCTATTAACGTGAACGACTCGGTTACCAAATCGAAATTTGATAATAAATACGGCTGCCGCGAATCGTTGGTTGATGCCATCCGCCGTGCTACCGATGTAATGATGGCCGGTAAAGTGGCTGTTGTTTGCGGTTATGGCGACGTAGGTAAAGGCTCTGCCGATTCTTTACGTAATGCCGGTGTACGTGTTATCGTTACCGAGATCGACCCGATATGCGCCCTACAGGCTGCTATGGAAGGCTTTGAAGTAAAGAAACTTGGCACCGCAATTACCGAAGCTGATATCGTAGTTACTGCTACAGGTAACAAAAATATCGTTCGCGAAGCGCATTTCCGCGCGCTGAAAGATAAAGCCATTGTTTGTAACATCGGTCACTTTGATAACGAGATTGACATGGCGTGGTTAAACGGCGCTTATGGCGATACCAAAATTGAAATTAAACCGCAGGTGGATAAATATACCATCAATGGTAAAGACTTGATTATATTGGCTGAAGGTCGTTTGGTAAACCTGGGCTGTGCCACCGGCCACCCAAGTTTTGTAATGAGTGCTTCATTCACCAACCAAACCCTGGCACAAATTGAACTTTGGACCAACAGCGAAAGCTACAAAAACGAAGTTTATACCCTGCCAAAACAACTGGACGAAAAAGTTGCACGCTTACACCTTGCCAAAATTGGTGTTGAACTGGAAGTTTTAGACCAGGACCAGGCGGAATACATTGGCGTAACAGTCGAAGGTCCGTTTAAACCGGAGTATTACAGGTATTAA
- a CDS encoding REP-associated tyrosine transposase: MSRNYKFDDQERPYFVTFTVVRWIDVFTRREYKDILVESLKFCIEKKGLQLYAWVIMSNHVHLIIGTKDKPMGSILRDIKRHTSKALTKAISENVLESRREWMLWFFEREGKQNPNNEQYQFWQQDESHPIELWSSEVMDQKLDYIHYNPVVAGWVDEPEHYLYSSARDYAGGKGLIDIILMV, encoded by the coding sequence ATGAGCAGAAATTACAAATTCGACGACCAGGAACGCCCCTATTTTGTAACCTTTACCGTAGTGCGATGGATTGATGTATTTACGCGGCGCGAATACAAAGACATACTGGTTGAAAGCCTTAAATTTTGCATCGAAAAGAAGGGATTGCAGTTGTATGCCTGGGTGATAATGAGTAATCATGTGCACCTGATCATCGGCACAAAAGATAAACCTATGGGCAGTATTTTAAGGGATATTAAAAGGCATACCTCAAAAGCATTAACAAAAGCGATCAGCGAAAATGTGCTGGAAAGCAGGCGTGAATGGATGTTGTGGTTTTTTGAACGGGAAGGCAAACAAAACCCTAATAATGAACAATATCAATTCTGGCAACAGGATGAAAGCCATCCTATTGAGCTATGGAGCAGCGAAGTAATGGATCAAAAACTGGATTATATCCATTATAATCCGGTAGTCGCAGGTTGGGTAGATGAACCGGAACATTACCTTTATAGCAGCGCCCGTGATTATGCCGGAGGGAAGGGGTTGATTGATATTATATTAATGGTTTAA
- a CDS encoding GNAT family N-acetyltransferase: MVTIRKCNADDIPLVLDLAIKSYRETYEYLWDDRGDAYVSRFYSKEILEREIAMQGVSYFLVYTDGGAAGYFKTTENTLAPGENKDSLEIDKIYFLSQFKRKGIGKQVMLFIENLARVQHKTQLWLKVMDSSTAIPFYRAHGFTPVKSTRLDYPHMKDEFRVILTFTRRLNVLSSP, encoded by the coding sequence ATGGTAACAATCAGGAAATGTAATGCTGATGATATTCCCCTGGTGCTTGATCTCGCCATCAAATCATACCGCGAAACCTATGAATATTTATGGGATGACCGGGGCGATGCGTATGTAAGCAGGTTTTATTCGAAGGAAATACTGGAGCGTGAAATCGCGATGCAGGGTGTGAGCTATTTTTTAGTTTACACAGATGGCGGGGCGGCCGGTTATTTTAAAACTACAGAAAATACGCTGGCCCCGGGCGAAAATAAAGACAGCCTGGAAATTGACAAAATTTATTTTTTAAGCCAATTTAAACGAAAGGGAATTGGCAAACAGGTGATGCTGTTTATTGAGAATTTAGCCCGGGTACAACATAAAACCCAGCTATGGCTTAAGGTGATGGACAGTAGCACAGCCATACCATTTTACCGGGCCCATGGCTTTACACCAGTAAAAAGCACCCGGCTTGATTACCCCCACATGAAAGATGAGTTTAGGGTAATATTAACGTTTACCAGGCGTTTAAATGTGCTATCGTCGCCATAA
- a CDS encoding RDD family protein: MNEAYYILVDGEQTGPYTFNELIEKELELHTRIMAPSADTWQDACDVPELYEYFREQGYHFPTEDNLASYWWRLLAFLIDSFLLSFVVSFSIPILNSKGVTHINLTDFDPSKISIHDATIIQAIFYILLLFYNAIGEASVIKGTLGKRICGLAVVDQDGDGISLPVALFRSLGKILSIYLWGLGTFSIFWTEGKQGLHDFLAKTYVVRKNV, from the coding sequence ATGAACGAAGCATATTATATTTTGGTTGACGGTGAGCAAACCGGGCCGTATACATTTAATGAGTTAATTGAAAAGGAACTGGAACTGCATACCCGTATCATGGCGCCATCGGCAGATACCTGGCAGGATGCCTGTGATGTGCCCGAGCTCTATGAGTATTTCAGGGAACAGGGGTACCATTTCCCTACGGAAGATAACCTGGCCTCGTACTGGTGGCGATTACTGGCTTTTTTGATTGACAGTTTTTTGTTATCCTTTGTGGTGAGTTTCAGCATTCCTATTCTTAACTCAAAGGGAGTTACCCACATTAACCTTACCGACTTTGATCCTTCCAAAATATCTATACATGATGCCACCATTATTCAGGCGATCTTCTACATCCTTTTATTGTTTTATAACGCGATAGGCGAGGCCTCGGTTATAAAAGGCACCCTGGGTAAACGAATTTGCGGCCTTGCGGTGGTCGACCAGGATGGCGACGGCATTAGTTTGCCAGTGGCATTGTTCCGCAGCCTGGGTAAAATACTTTCTATCTATTTATGGGGCCTTGGTACGTTCAGTATTTTTTGGACAGAGGGTAAACAAGGGCTGCACGATTTCCTGGCAAAAACCTACGTGGTAAGGAAGAACGTTTGA
- a CDS encoding endo-arabinase: MKLTVFTVIGLLIALTGYSQSIPDTTAIKQLLEKESTTFRNGDVKGHAECWKIQPYSRIVISTTDGKIIEVPPAIMINPPASMMGGGGTFTNSNYKISVMGNSAWLSHEEESVSKEGKKTYSIEFKMLEKINGDWKIVGMSIHAFNKQ, encoded by the coding sequence ATGAAACTAACAGTCTTCACCGTCATTGGCCTTCTCATCGCCTTAACCGGCTATTCCCAATCCATCCCGGACACAACCGCGATAAAACAGTTACTAGAAAAAGAATCAACCACCTTCCGCAACGGCGATGTTAAGGGCCATGCCGAGTGCTGGAAAATACAACCTTACAGCCGGATAGTGATTTCGACGACAGACGGAAAAATAATCGAGGTTCCACCTGCCATCATGATCAATCCGCCTGCAAGCATGATGGGCGGCGGCGGTACTTTTACCAACTCCAATTATAAAATATCCGTTATGGGCAATAGTGCGTGGCTTAGCCATGAGGAAGAATCCGTTTCCAAAGAGGGCAAAAAGACCTATAGCATTGAATTTAAGATGCTGGAGAAAATAAACGGCGATTGGAAAATTGTCGGCATGTCGATACATGCTTTCAATAAGCAATAG